From Loxodonta africana isolate mLoxAfr1 unplaced genomic scaffold, mLoxAfr1.hap2 scaffold_33, whole genome shotgun sequence:
ttgtttttgaactgtatacagtaatcatatgctacaaatactacagtagataacaaagaatagataacaaagaatattcctgttgttacgagacttggaggcaatttttgactcaaagccatcccatttgactgccccatagggttttctaggttgtaatcattatgggagcagaacaccaggtctttctcccttggggacacctggtgggttcgacctgccacaCTTTCTTTGgactagcagttgagcacttaatcgctgcaaaaccagggcggttttaccaaagtaaaacatgaaaaagcaggatagtgacaggtgtctacctcttcgggtaacagaacaaattgatattacatagcatagaagctgacaagtcgaccaatgaaacaaaatctgttaagaagtcacaataacttacaaaggtcgtatttcaagaaaattatatttatttaataaatggtgctgactcaagtgatcgttctggggcacaaagcttgcaaaaatgtgatacacaaatcatagatttgggaaatcatgtgaaatggagatgacaagccttaataacaatttccattttacacagaaggataaaagttatgcacttgaacaatgagcagtgaattcaaacagttcattcagagtaaatccacatgcccagtaaacatagtccaagttcagaaaatatcaaactgccagtgaaactggcacaatttgaaaatcagcaccacctatagctggctgggctgtggggagaaggatgccctgagaggtggctggagaggtgcattatggcagcctctaggggaaagatatGGCCATgactctgtacttttaacattctttgaattggaaatctcactctgtggagtctattccacagaaacaaatcctgtagtacacaaaggatagttattattaatatgacgaaactttgactgtccattgatggtggaatgatagataacttatggtaaagctacatcctcaataaaacagggagtcattagaatgaaaaagagttgtagtagttgagtgggagaaatctctatgaagtattatggaagtattactgaaacaatcaaggtgcagagaagtgtatataaaatgagcacatctgggttaaacaatatcaattgtttgaatatgcttgaatacctgtgtatgtttatgtgtgtgtataaatgagaagacgaGGGTACATGCAAGTCTGTGTgggcttgtttaagcaaggataggagagactacttaccacattgttaacctgaattaccttggattcacttgtgggaaagaacagggggaggagagttagaacatgcaggaagagtggacttaaaaagcatggatgataatgtttccattttagtggtgttatgtatggacaaataaatctgtcttgagcagagaaagccagaatattccttagaagtaaggatggctttggacatcttatcaagagggaccagtccctggaaaaggacatcatgcttagtaaagcagaggtccagggaaaaagaggaagaccctcaatgagattgatacaatggctgcaacagtgtgctcaaatatagcaacgattattaggattgcagtgaccggccgagttttgttctgtggtgcctagggtcactgtgagtcagaactgacttgatagcttctaacaacaacatgtacaagtccagataaagtgtactgaattgatatcatctatttaaattattcatgtaagttaaagacccaaaaatatagtgttagtgccatatctaatgacttacagagaatcaaggtagaatgtcaagtgaaagaaggggcaagagcaatgtggatagagtgagaccaagtttccataaaagcaaacatcccagcagatgtacttgtgtacctgtgactgtgtatatgtgtccctgcagagaagtgtagggaaggacacatatgtgtctattaacattggataccttgtgggagtgggagcaaattacatacgagggtgggaccctgacataacttttttgtcatacaaatctgtaatctcgaaaatgtaataaaaaacaatttcagaactttggaagttgataaacatcatagatacatgtatattttaatgtgtttcgttagatattttaaataggtgaaaattttctataatgacagacaaaagattttaatcactggaaggagagcacaccacagacagtaataatcagatccagtgcatttcttcttgttcttggaaccagtgagctcttctggtctctataactggaaatgaccaaaaataattttgggaagtcagtagagttacccctcaaacacgtttgcaagcacatgtctacagctaaatgtagaaggctggacaccatgtgcgattcactaggtaactcatgaggctccggaaaattctctttcctggatgtgctggtaccacctcctccctgccttgacccactgtataacccgcctttgtgcattcgaggcccttttcaggtctgagcctagagcatagaggacatcaaccgggaaagtagcttttaagaagaaagatgttgatcaaaagacttcagaaagcagtacctccccagccagcctctccccagcctgggaatgccaacccctcccaccctgatacctctgagaatctctgattttttgttctggatccttaggagactgcagaatttacctggtctgaacaccttggctcttctctgcctgtggccctctccctcacaggagctgtctctgtcactctgaggcatacacacaggacagactgtggatggaggtgcccatcctagaggtcctgccctcctttcctctgccctctgaggTCTCAtcgcccagagagatggatacatccctgtcatgtccagggcttccccacacctgggatttgatgttgtgactgagacttggtcttttttgtccactgttgagccTGGGCCTGAATTTCCCTCTTCACATCCATACCTGTGTTCTCGCTCTTCTCCCCAGGTTAAGaaccctctcctctcttttgcttctttcatctcagatggcctttttcttccagttctttgacctcgggacagaaCAGATTTGaccacggggggggggggggaattaacgagatttattgacgtgtcaagaactggaatgtacagctttatttaaaggagaagaaaaagttccaaagctctaccccttacccgaggacatactctacaagaaataccctgtaagcactggatcaactcttatccagaaatggttaacacccagggggatttttctacaccacctcccacttacattcccctaatgaggcaacaacaatgcatcctaatcagaaccccaaattcaccctaggagaccagaagacatggctggggtgaattcattttccttcaccgggccctcctctcctcctgccaagccttacctctttctctgcctgtatgctgctgggaagggacccagagtccttggtttagggctttatgcccactgctcacctgcaggcaggtttcctgacaccctgccatctctctgattctttctcctccaaagaactcactgatacccccttcaccatcacacctcaccagggtcccccttagcctcccaagtcccactgaaatcccattcccctttccctacttactctgtgctcatccttaggggtcccaagacctcaccatcaagatgaggcctgtcctgtcctctcctgggccaggggagcctctgaggggacctggtgtctgtgttcagctatctggggcttcttccttagGGCTGGAGGTCTTTGTGCCCTTAGGGTGGAAGGCTggtggtcacaggggaaggaggctaagatcttccaggggagctgggttaaacgaacctgaatggaggtctctcatGAAGGGCCctcgtttccagcccaaaggccctgctcctcctagtcccagggtgctagcaggtctttaggtccttccccctctggccttggtgctgcaccttctgcggcctggcctgcctctgcagcctgtccagctggtgcctcagcctcttcaattcttctctctgcttctccagctgctcctccaggcgcctgcagactgctctcatctccctcacctccctcttcttggaggccatcaggtaacgcctggccagcAGGTGGCAGCGTTGGGGCCTCCCCTGGACTGAGCCTGGCAGcggcctctccagcagctcttgaaagaagacccggcagctgaagctctggctcacaccatgcgccgcgtgcgcaaccagggcctcccgggactggAACAGGCGGccgcaggccacgcagcggaagccgcgctcacgggtcaccagccactccggggtggctgcgcgggggctctccccatgcttctccccttggtcggtggggtccgaagtacaggtctggggcccctcctgccagggctccagggtgctgaccagggactcagtgttggccagactgggggcagagccgatggtgctctcctcagagagctcagcctcaaagacctggggcatcttgcccacgggggcaaagga
This genomic window contains:
- the LOC135229512 gene encoding protein FAM170B-like, whose translation is MNYHKQCHFTMETLSSTAVPPKGGGSLGKKKETMGSAEVEDMVMERPPGVPMTKALGSQVRIRTLKAQLNLLFSEVSIQEENAQESTTSQAKSPSSRPRKIPKASESPFPSSSTEQTSHSSSYRATSEKQWVRCAYFTQMRTVKGAAVAWQTKTSFAPVGKMPQVFEAELSEESTIGSAPSLANTESLVSTLEPWQEGPQTCTSDPTDQGEKHGESPRAATPEWLVTRERGFRCVACGRLFQSREALVAHAAHGVSQSFSCRVFFQELLERPLPGSVQGRPQRCHLLARRYLMASKKREVREMRAVCRRLEEQLEKQREELKRLRHQLDRLQRQARPQKVQHQGQRGKDLKTC